From the Defluviitalea raffinosedens genome, one window contains:
- a CDS encoding EAL domain-containing protein gives MNSKIVRRDKNCRFHIMPVLLISILIIAILYLVYITGGTKKVFLHLMYLPIILSALFWGDLAGLITGAVCGLLAGPLMPLDVAEGVMQDPINWIFRMFIFSLIGFLTGNMTEKIHSLNEEKQERNLKSPFYDLPNAKKLFYDIENNMKTGEHFKLISIKLTNLHEIEKYVDNKLVFEIVNNLAKKLMQNCGRKAVYSHEKDELIILACGNCAINYEEKIKNILGYYFDFPISINEHKIRVSFKVGIYVYQGEESTPIEIYNKARIAYEQGDDKESGIYYYDVGLENKRRVIHSITGSMLESIQRNELFLVYQPKIDIQTNKISGVEALVRWKRNGNEFIGPNVFIPIAEEIGFINKISKFVFDHVTTQMEIWKSKGMNLKCAVNASVNELTDDGFTAWVKEVVASKNIDHSDLEIEITERDIAYDDNRLIKKMNFIKEKGYNISIDDFGTGYNSLMSVSEIPFDKLKIDKYFIERIHKFEIVELIKHFIEYAHSMGKTVIAEGVETKEQLNILKDLKCDEVQGYYYSKPLLPEELETFYIEFNKATHKSA, from the coding sequence ATGAACTCAAAAATCGTACGCAGGGATAAAAACTGCCGGTTTCATATAATGCCTGTGCTGCTCATTAGCATTCTGATTATCGCTATTTTATATTTGGTCTATATAACAGGCGGAACAAAAAAGGTCTTTCTGCATTTAATGTATCTTCCAATCATTCTGTCCGCGCTATTTTGGGGAGATTTAGCTGGATTGATTACAGGAGCAGTCTGTGGCTTACTGGCAGGTCCTTTAATGCCTCTTGATGTTGCTGAGGGTGTTATGCAAGACCCTATAAATTGGATTTTTCGAATGTTTATATTCTCGTTGATCGGTTTTCTGACAGGAAATATGACTGAAAAAATCCATTCATTAAATGAAGAGAAGCAAGAAAGGAACTTAAAAAGTCCTTTTTATGATCTTCCAAATGCAAAGAAGCTTTTTTATGATATCGAGAACAACATGAAAACAGGAGAACACTTTAAACTGATTTCAATTAAGTTAACGAATTTGCATGAAATTGAAAAGTATGTTGATAACAAATTGGTTTTTGAAATAGTCAATAATCTGGCAAAGAAACTTATGCAGAACTGTGGACGAAAAGCTGTTTATTCCCATGAAAAAGATGAGTTGATTATATTAGCCTGTGGGAATTGTGCAATAAACTATGAAGAAAAGATTAAAAATATCCTGGGGTATTATTTTGATTTTCCTATTTCAATCAATGAACATAAGATCAGAGTATCGTTTAAAGTAGGAATTTATGTCTATCAGGGTGAAGAGAGTACACCTATCGAGATATACAATAAAGCCCGGATTGCTTATGAACAAGGAGATGATAAAGAATCAGGTATTTACTATTATGATGTGGGATTAGAAAATAAAAGGAGAGTAATCCATAGTATTACCGGATCGATGCTTGAGTCTATCCAAAGAAATGAACTCTTTTTAGTATATCAGCCTAAAATCGATATTCAGACCAATAAAATTTCAGGCGTAGAAGCATTGGTAAGATGGAAAAGAAACGGAAATGAATTCATTGGGCCCAATGTCTTTATTCCCATTGCAGAAGAGATTGGATTTATTAATAAGATTTCTAAATTTGTATTTGATCATGTAACAACTCAGATGGAGATATGGAAAAGTAAAGGAATGAATTTAAAATGTGCTGTGAATGCATCTGTAAACGAGTTGACTGATGATGGCTTTACTGCATGGGTTAAGGAAGTGGTCGCCAGCAAAAATATTGATCATTCTGATTTAGAAATTGAAATAACAGAAAGAGACATAGCCTATGACGACAATAGACTCATTAAAAAAATGAATTTTATAAAAGAAAAAGGTTACAACATATCTATTGATGACTTTGGAACGGGTTATAATTCTCTCATGAGCGTAAGTGAAATACCTTTCGATAAATTGAAAATCGATAAATATTTTATTGAGCGGATTCATAAATTCGAAATTGTGGAATTGATTAAGCATTTTATAGAATATGCTCATTCAATGGGTAAAACTGTTATTGCCGAAGGGGTTGAGACAAAGGAGCAGCTAAACATCCTAAAAGATTTAAAATGCGATGAAGTACAGGGATATTATTATAGCAAGCCTCTGTTACCAGAAGAATTAGAAACATTTTATATAGAGTTTAATAAAGCAACTCATAAGAGCGCATAG
- a CDS encoding methyl-accepting chemotaxis protein, translating to MKFKSITHQITLLFGVLMFLICVGLGIAAYLDAHDALIASIDENLLEIARADAKIISEKIKIDLNALEALANSPWIKSKDLTTKEKLNLLKDEVERSGFKDISIAFTNGIALSTSENSLDLREGDYFNKILLGESIVSDPIVHPTDNSISVIFAVPIKEDNIVTGGLIARQDGNTLSNYTAEMQYGAQKVFMINDKSTVIAHPDQNLVLKMYNIFDDYQTNPEVEKLYNLAKKMTEGERGLGEYIFGGITEYMAFHPVEGTNWSLAVTAPKSVIMAKVTDLTVMIIIVSAIFIVMGIGITILIARSITQPIKETTKYLNVIATGDFTGNISKKILSKKDEIGSLANSLNKMQHSIRTMMQAVVNESSVVSEMLAGINNNMFALNKSIEEISSTTEALSAGTEETAASTEEMNATSLEVEKAIESIASKAQEGAATANKVSLMSEEMKNNAISSKQEALDLYSKTKNHLQNAIERAKAVEQINELSNTILEITAKTNLLSLNAAIEAARAGESGKGFAVVADEIRKLAEESKTSVSRIQEVTNEVLSVVNALSSSSMDVMNFIDQKVLNDYEGLVQTSERYNELSMVINDIATEFSATSEELLASMHNMVHAITQISSSVNEEAMGISNIAAKAEEIVNMSKKVVDLANTSNEKSGSLVNIVKQFKI from the coding sequence ATGAAATTTAAAAGTATTACTCATCAAATAACTTTACTGTTCGGTGTATTAATGTTTTTAATCTGTGTGGGTCTAGGGATTGCCGCTTATTTAGACGCTCATGATGCGCTCATAGCGAGCATTGATGAGAATCTTTTAGAAATAGCCCGGGCCGATGCCAAGATTATTTCTGAAAAAATAAAGATTGATCTCAATGCTCTGGAAGCGCTGGCAAACAGTCCATGGATCAAAAGTAAGGACCTGACAACTAAAGAAAAATTGAACCTTCTTAAGGATGAAGTAGAACGCAGTGGATTTAAAGATATTTCAATTGCTTTTACCAATGGCATTGCCCTTTCCACATCTGAAAACAGCCTCGATCTTCGTGAAGGAGACTATTTTAATAAAATATTACTGGGAGAAAGTATCGTTTCAGATCCCATAGTCCATCCGACAGACAACTCTATTTCCGTAATTTTTGCAGTTCCTATCAAAGAAGATAATATCGTGACAGGAGGACTGATCGCAAGGCAAGACGGTAATACGTTAAGCAATTATACTGCTGAAATGCAGTACGGCGCCCAAAAAGTTTTTATGATTAATGATAAAAGTACCGTCATCGCACATCCAGACCAAAATCTTGTCCTAAAAATGTACAATATTTTTGATGATTATCAAACCAATCCTGAAGTAGAAAAACTATATAATCTTGCAAAGAAAATGACCGAGGGAGAAAGAGGATTGGGAGAATATATTTTTGGTGGAATCACTGAATACATGGCTTTTCATCCCGTAGAAGGAACCAACTGGTCTTTAGCCGTAACCGCACCCAAATCAGTAATCATGGCTAAGGTAACTGATTTGACCGTGATGATCATCATAGTCTCTGCTATTTTCATAGTAATGGGAATAGGGATCACAATACTGATTGCCCGCAGTATTACTCAGCCAATCAAAGAAACCACCAAATATCTTAATGTTATAGCTACCGGAGACTTCACAGGAAATATATCTAAAAAAATATTATCAAAGAAAGATGAAATAGGCAGTTTGGCTAATTCACTTAATAAAATGCAGCATTCTATCCGAACAATGATGCAAGCAGTAGTAAATGAATCTTCTGTTGTCAGTGAGATGCTAGCCGGCATTAATAATAATATGTTTGCTCTAAATAAAAGTATTGAAGAGATCTCTTCCACTACAGAAGCATTGTCCGCAGGAACAGAAGAAACTGCCGCTTCCACTGAAGAAATGAATGCCACTTCCCTGGAAGTAGAAAAAGCCATCGAATCCATAGCTTCAAAAGCCCAAGAAGGTGCAGCTACTGCCAATAAAGTAAGCTTAATGAGTGAAGAAATGAAAAATAACGCAATTTCTTCCAAACAAGAAGCTCTGGATCTGTACAGTAAGACAAAAAACCATTTGCAGAATGCAATAGAACGGGCTAAAGCTGTTGAGCAAATCAATGAACTTTCCAATACGATATTGGAGATTACAGCAAAAACCAATTTACTCTCTTTAAATGCAGCCATAGAAGCAGCCAGAGCTGGTGAATCCGGAAAAGGTTTTGCCGTAGTTGCAGATGAAATAAGAAAGTTAGCTGAAGAATCTAAAACTTCCGTATCCCGCATTCAGGAAGTAACCAATGAAGTTCTGTCTGTAGTTAATGCTCTTTCTTCCAGTTCTATGGATGTTATGAACTTTATTGACCAGAAAGTACTGAATGATTATGAAGGTCTGGTGCAAACCAGTGAACGCTATAATGAACTTTCTATGGTCATTAACGATATCGCAACAGAATTCAGTGCAACTTCAGAAGAGCTTTTGGCTTCCATGCATAACATGGTTCATGCCATTACTCAAATCAGCTCCTCTGTCAATGAAGAAGCAATGGGAATATCAAATATTGCTGCAAAGGCAGAAGAGATTGTAAATATGTCTAAAAAGGTCGTAGATTTAGCAAATACGTCCAATGAAAAATCAGGATCCCTAGTAAATATAGTTAAACAATTTAAAATTTAG
- a CDS encoding TfoX/Sxy family protein, whose translation MGDLSKLPNIGVKLEQQLLDVGIATAEELKSVGSREAWLRILHRDPSACLMRLSALEGAIQGIRWHNLDSETKKSLKEFYHKHKGE comes from the coding sequence ATGGGAGATTTATCCAAATTACCTAACATTGGAGTTAAGCTGGAACAGCAGCTCTTAGATGTTGGTATTGCCACAGCGGAAGAGTTAAAAAGTGTGGGCAGCCGTGAAGCATGGTTACGGATTCTTCATCGTGATCCGTCTGCTTGCCTTATGCGGCTTTCAGCGCTGGAAGGTGCAATTCAGGGTATACGATGGCATAACTTGGACAGCGAAACAAAGAAATCTCTTAAAGAATTTTATCACAAACATAAGGGTGAATAA
- a CDS encoding methyl-accepting chemotaxis protein, whose translation MKFKSISKQITLLFGMLMFVICASLGISAYFSAHNALKANIDENLLEIARADAKIISGKVDSQLNALEALANSPWIKSKDLTTKEKLDLLKGELERSGYLDILIADPNGNALSAFGNSFNIREREFFIKALSGERAVSDPMVSKTDGSLIVVFGVPIKEGNTVIGVLAANRDGNELTNFAAEMQYGSQEVFMINNKSTMISNKDQSLVLEMFNIFEQYESTPELEGLYKLAKKMTERQMGVGEYTFFGVTKYMGYSPIEGTNWSLGVTAPKSVIMAKVTDLNKTMVTLSAVFILIGIALTLLIARNISRPIKETTEYLNLIATGDFTGNISEKLLSRRDELGSLADSLAKMQNSMREMMKAVLDESSIVSGMLATINDHMYTLNESIEEISATAEELSAGTEETTASAEEMNATSLELEKAVESIALKAQEGVTTVSKVNSISENIKMVAINSKQEALDIYSKSKTNLQTAIEQAKAVEQIHELSNTILEITAKTNLLSLNAAIEAARAGESGKGFAVVADEIRKLAEESKTSVSRIQEVTIEVLSVVNALSSSSMEIMDFIDQKVLGDYESLVQTSERYNDLSKVINDIVTEFSSTSEELLASIHNMVHAITQISSSASEEAIGITNIAEKAENIVNMTENVVNLANSSNEKSKSLVNIVKQFKI comes from the coding sequence ATGAAGTTTAAAAGCATTTCAAAACAAATCACTTTACTCTTCGGAATGTTAATGTTTGTAATCTGTGCAAGTTTAGGAATCAGCGCTTATTTTAGTGCTCACAATGCCCTAAAAGCAAATATTGATGAAAATCTTTTAGAAATAGCCAGGGCTGATGCCAAAATTATATCTGGGAAAGTAGATAGTCAGCTCAATGCTTTGGAAGCATTGGCAAATAGTCCATGGATCAAAAGTAAAGACTTAACAACAAAGGAAAAACTGGACCTTCTTAAAGGTGAACTGGAACGCAGTGGATACTTGGACATTTTGATTGCTGATCCCAACGGCAATGCACTTTCTGCTTTCGGAAACAGTTTTAATATTCGTGAAAGAGAATTTTTTATTAAAGCATTATCGGGAGAACGTGCTGTTTCTGACCCCATGGTGAGTAAAACAGATGGCAGCCTTATTGTAGTCTTTGGGGTTCCAATCAAGGAAGGTAATACGGTAATAGGAGTACTGGCAGCAAATCGGGATGGCAATGAATTAACCAATTTTGCGGCTGAAATGCAGTATGGCAGCCAGGAAGTCTTTATGATTAACAATAAAAGTACTATGATCTCAAACAAAGATCAGAGTCTTGTCCTAGAAATGTTCAATATTTTTGAACAATATGAATCCACCCCCGAATTGGAAGGATTATATAAGCTTGCTAAGAAAATGACTGAAAGGCAAATGGGTGTAGGCGAGTATACTTTTTTTGGAGTAACTAAATATATGGGATATTCTCCAATTGAAGGAACCAACTGGTCATTAGGCGTAACAGCTCCAAAATCAGTCATTATGGCCAAAGTAACTGATTTGAATAAGACAATGGTCACCTTATCTGCTGTTTTCATACTGATTGGAATAGCTTTAACGCTACTTATTGCTCGTAATATATCCCGCCCAATCAAAGAAACTACTGAATATCTTAATTTAATAGCTACTGGGGACTTTACAGGCAATATCTCCGAAAAACTCTTATCCAGACGGGATGAATTAGGCAGTTTAGCTGATTCCCTCGCTAAAATGCAGAATTCCATGCGAGAAATGATGAAAGCAGTTCTCGATGAATCTTCTATTGTCAGTGGAATGTTGGCTACCATTAACGATCACATGTACACTTTAAACGAGAGCATTGAAGAAATTTCCGCCACAGCAGAAGAATTGTCCGCAGGAACAGAAGAAACAACCGCTTCCGCTGAAGAAATGAATGCCACTTCTTTAGAATTAGAAAAAGCTGTCGAATCCATTGCTTTAAAAGCCCAGGAAGGTGTAACCACTGTCAGCAAAGTAAACTCAATAAGTGAAAATATAAAAATGGTGGCAATCAATTCTAAACAGGAAGCTCTGGATATATACAGTAAATCAAAGACCAATTTGCAAACTGCAATTGAACAAGCTAAAGCTGTAGAGCAAATTCATGAACTGTCCAATACCATTCTAGAGATTACAGCCAAAACCAATTTACTCTCTTTGAACGCAGCCATTGAAGCTGCCAGAGCTGGCGAATCAGGAAAAGGGTTTGCCGTGGTTGCAGATGAAATCAGAAAACTGGCTGAAGAATCTAAAACTTCTGTATCCCGCATTCAGGAAGTGACCATAGAAGTTCTATCAGTTGTTAATGCTCTTTCCTCAAGTTCAATGGAAATTATGGATTTTATTGATCAAAAAGTACTGGGAGATTATGAGAGCTTGGTACAAACCAGTGAACGTTATAATGATCTTTCTAAAGTTATTAATGACATCGTAACAGAATTTAGTTCAACCTCAGAAGAACTTTTGGCATCCATACATAACATGGTTCATGCGATCACTCAGATCAGTTCCTCTGCTAGTGAGGAAGCAATAGGAATAACAAACATTGCTGAAAAAGCCGAAAATATTGTAAATATGACTGAAAATGTCGTAAATTTGGCAAACTCATCAAATGAAAAATCAAAATCTCTGGTAAATATCGTAAAGCAATTTAAGATTTAG
- a CDS encoding sensor histidine kinase has product MSKKIRKKKMSLRFKLALGSIIILCISCVIAYVIVYVGFSYFYHGPITSRVALLLALLTCAIAMLLGGVALWHSASYVTNPIVEISKGVQKVADGDFTVQLTLNNNHRKTPSDSYADEITTMAKNFNKMTRELNGMDYMRKDFMSNVSHEIKTPVAAILGFSEILLDGNLSEQEQKEYLSYIYQESQRLARISENMLHMSRLDHQDIVEMNDEVEVDEQIRRCIISLGEKWPDKDIHYELQLEKCRIISNYDLLFQLWTNLIDNAIKYSGQKCTIWISTQIADNSLLFSIKDEGIGISKEKLSKIYDKFYQGDESHKKQGNGLGLSIVKRIVELLGGTIVCESELGAGTTMTVKLPIELKNKSTKIVSIYPI; this is encoded by the coding sequence ATGTCAAAAAAAATTAGAAAGAAGAAAATGTCTCTCCGTTTTAAACTTGCTTTGGGTTCTATTATCATCCTTTGTATTTCCTGTGTTATTGCTTATGTGATCGTATATGTAGGGTTTTCTTATTTTTATCATGGTCCAATTACCAGTAGAGTTGCTCTACTCCTGGCTCTTTTAACTTGTGCCATAGCTATGCTCTTAGGTGGTGTGGCACTTTGGCATTCCGCATCTTATGTAACAAACCCCATAGTTGAAATCAGTAAAGGGGTCCAAAAAGTAGCTGATGGCGACTTTACAGTGCAATTAACTCTGAATAATAATCATAGAAAAACTCCGTCTGATTCGTATGCCGATGAGATTACAACAATGGCAAAGAACTTTAATAAAATGACACGAGAGTTAAATGGAATGGATTATATGAGAAAAGATTTTATGAGTAATGTATCCCATGAAATTAAGACCCCCGTTGCAGCAATTTTAGGCTTCTCAGAAATACTGTTGGATGGAAACCTAAGTGAGCAGGAGCAAAAGGAATATCTCTCTTATATCTACCAGGAATCACAAAGGCTCGCTCGTATAAGTGAAAATATGCTTCATATGTCAAGACTCGATCATCAAGATATCGTGGAAATGAATGATGAAGTGGAAGTTGACGAACAAATACGGCGCTGCATTATCTCTCTGGGAGAAAAGTGGCCAGATAAAGATATTCATTATGAACTTCAACTTGAAAAATGTCGTATCATAAGTAATTATGATCTGCTCTTTCAATTGTGGACAAATCTGATAGATAATGCCATAAAATATTCAGGACAAAAGTGTACAATCTGGATTTCAACTCAAATTGCAGACAACTCCCTTCTCTTTTCAATCAAAGACGAAGGAATCGGAATATCAAAGGAAAAACTGAGTAAAATATATGATAAGTTCTATCAAGGTGATGAATCACACAAAAAACAAGGCAATGGACTCGGTCTGTCCATAGTAAAAAGGATTGTAGAATTACTTGGCGGCACTATTGTATGTGAAAGTGAACTGGGAGCAGGAACGACTATGACGGTTAAATTACCCATCGAGTTAAAAAATAAATCAACAAAGATTGTCTCTATATATCCAATATAA
- the mutT gene encoding 8-oxo-dGTP diphosphatase MutT produces the protein MKTIQVAAGIIIHDDKILITRRAPKENFAGRWEFPGGKIEPNEMPEDCLVREIKEELNIDVLVDRFCAEITYDYGNLIVHLMTYYCRIIGGEIHISVHDAYKWADVKDLLKYDFLPADVPIIKKVMEEYAGKN, from the coding sequence GTGAAAACCATTCAAGTTGCAGCAGGAATCATTATTCATGATGATAAAATTTTAATCACAAGACGTGCTCCAAAAGAAAATTTTGCTGGCAGATGGGAATTTCCCGGTGGGAAAATTGAACCCAATGAAATGCCGGAAGATTGTCTTGTCAGGGAAATCAAAGAAGAACTTAATATAGATGTTTTGGTTGACCGGTTTTGTGCAGAGATAACTTATGATTACGGGAATCTGATCGTTCATCTGATGACATATTATTGTAGAATAATTGGTGGAGAAATCCATATTTCTGTTCATGATGCGTATAAATGGGCAGACGTAAAGGATTTATTAAAATACGATTTCCTGCCGGCAGATGTTCCAATCATTAAAAAAGTGATGGAGGAATATGCAGGCAAAAATTAA
- a CDS encoding methyl-accepting chemotaxis protein yields the protein MRFIRNLKTRTKLIMSFAVMLTITLIVGINGLYTAYDLEHSFETFYNDSFLANTLLSELQLNQEKAATEMQKILYETVVMQDTSIMAAAEKDLNTLMTANSVLINSYGEKNLTPEEKELLEKLKDLNDHYASVKEEIINAAKGGNFKRAIDINDQEARDLRGEITGILAQMKNLNNQTATVLINADKQKFNSSKNTAALLLIIAFVVSLIWVVFLTRMVAKPIRILAEHANFMAEGDFTCSVPENIQNRKDEMGILANAFASMNVKIRTMLKEVSDSAEETNALSQELSATVEEVTAQGEGISTSIQQVAAGMEEISISIDEVAKSGLEITNKAKMLEKEVFSGEEKVEEIKKRAEEMKDSARFSKQTAIEIYNLKQKEIKSAIKEVVVVEEITKMADIISQIADQTNLLALNAAIEAARAGEHGRGFAVVAEEVRKLAEHSANTAGEIQQVIGQVNGVVEKLTANAQEILKFIDEKVTSDYDILEKTGEQYAEDARFVKELTNEFAVTASQISDYINEIGKSIEGVSAMVEEATASAQEISSSSIESTKALEEAAKTAQTQAEMAEGLSAIVARFKV from the coding sequence ATGAGATTTATCAGAAATCTCAAAACCAGAACGAAGCTCATAATGTCTTTCGCTGTAATGTTAACCATTACACTTATAGTGGGTATTAACGGGCTGTACACTGCTTATGATCTAGAACACAGTTTTGAGACTTTTTATAATGACAGTTTTCTTGCTAACACGTTGCTTAGTGAGCTGCAACTTAACCAGGAAAAAGCAGCAACAGAAATGCAGAAGATTTTATATGAAACAGTAGTGATGCAAGATACTTCTATAATGGCAGCCGCTGAGAAAGATTTGAATACATTAATGACTGCCAACAGTGTTTTAATCAATTCTTATGGAGAAAAAAATCTTACCCCAGAAGAAAAAGAACTTTTAGAAAAGTTGAAAGACTTGAATGATCATTATGCTTCTGTTAAGGAAGAAATAATTAATGCTGCAAAAGGAGGCAATTTCAAACGAGCTATCGATATTAATGATCAAGAAGCTCGGGATTTGCGTGGTGAAATTACAGGGATTTTGGCTCAAATGAAGAATTTGAACAATCAAACTGCAACAGTTCTAATAAATGCTGATAAACAGAAATTTAACAGTTCCAAAAATACAGCTGCGTTGCTATTGATCATTGCCTTTGTGGTAAGTTTGATCTGGGTCGTATTTTTAACGAGGATGGTTGCAAAACCGATTAGAATTCTGGCAGAGCATGCAAATTTTATGGCTGAAGGCGATTTTACCTGCAGTGTACCAGAAAACATCCAGAACCGAAAAGATGAAATGGGAATATTGGCTAATGCCTTTGCTTCAATGAATGTAAAAATTCGCACGATGTTAAAAGAAGTATCTGATTCAGCGGAAGAAACCAATGCATTAAGTCAGGAACTCTCTGCTACTGTAGAAGAAGTTACTGCCCAAGGGGAAGGAATCTCTACTTCTATTCAGCAAGTTGCTGCAGGTATGGAAGAAATCAGTATTTCCATAGATGAAGTTGCCAAAAGCGGATTGGAAATTACCAATAAGGCTAAAATGCTGGAAAAAGAAGTGTTCAGTGGGGAAGAAAAAGTTGAGGAAATTAAAAAGAGAGCAGAAGAAATGAAAGACTCGGCTCGCTTTTCCAAGCAAACTGCCATTGAGATTTACAATCTCAAACAGAAAGAAATAAAATCAGCTATTAAAGAAGTGGTGGTTGTTGAGGAAATCACTAAAATGGCAGATATCATTTCTCAAATAGCCGATCAAACCAATCTTCTGGCATTAAATGCTGCAATTGAAGCAGCCCGTGCAGGGGAGCATGGACGAGGTTTTGCAGTGGTCGCTGAAGAAGTGCGTAAACTGGCAGAGCACTCGGCAAATACAGCAGGAGAAATTCAACAGGTAATAGGTCAGGTAAATGGTGTAGTTGAGAAGCTTACTGCCAATGCCCAGGAAATATTAAAATTTATCGATGAAAAGGTTACATCTGATTACGATATATTAGAAAAAACCGGAGAGCAATATGCTGAAGATGCTCGCTTTGTAAAAGAGTTAACCAACGAATTTGCTGTGACAGCTTCTCAGATTTCTGATTATATTAATGAAATTGGAAAATCCATTGAGGGAGTATCAGCGATGGTAGAAGAAGCCACTGCATCTGCCCAGGAGATCAGCAGCAGTTCAATTGAATCCACTAAAGCTCTGGAAGAAGCAGCCAAGACAGCCCAAACCCAGGCAGAAATGGCTGAAGGCTTAAGTGCAATAGTAGCCAGATTTAAAGTATAA
- a CDS encoding pyridoxamine 5'-phosphate oxidase family protein: MKEVYEFLKNCGTYYLATVEGDQPRVRPFGTVDIFEGKLYIQTGKIKEVSKQIQANPKVELCAFADGKWLRVAGKLIRDDRVEAKKHMLDNYPELKAMYSAEDDNTEVLYFEDAIATFYSFTEEPKVIKF; encoded by the coding sequence ATGAAGGAAGTTTATGAATTTTTAAAGAATTGCGGTACATATTATTTGGCTACAGTTGAAGGAGATCAGCCAAGGGTTAGACCATTTGGTACAGTGGATATTTTTGAAGGGAAACTTTATATCCAGACAGGCAAAATTAAAGAGGTATCTAAACAGATCCAGGCCAATCCAAAAGTAGAACTCTGTGCTTTTGCTGATGGAAAATGGCTTAGAGTAGCTGGCAAATTAATTAGAGATGACAGAGTAGAAGCTAAAAAGCATATGCTTGACAATTACCCGGAACTTAAAGCAATGTACTCAGCAGAGGACGATAATACAGAGGTCCTTTACTTTGAAGATGCGATAGCTACTTTCTATTCATTTACTGAAGAACCAAAGGTAATTAAATTCTAA
- a CDS encoding EFR1 family ferrodoxin (N-terminal region resembles flavodoxins. C-terminal ferrodoxin region binds two 4Fe-4S clusters.), protein MVLYFSGTGNTEYIARLIAEGLGDECIDLFDRIRTNDKSSLYSEKTYVICAPIYVCEMPLFLMKYLKSINFNGNNKVYFIFTSGGYCGSAKVQAKLFSLKKNLRFLGCSEFVMPRNYVANNRYAMDDEEVIYSKISKANKKINPVVEAIKNERKLKSRHVWLFETLIIAPFAPIWTKYKLIAKDFYSTEECVGCGICEKVCPLNNIEVISKKPEWGESCTHCMACISKCPKKAIEYGNLTQGKMRYLLKDYVKIKK, encoded by the coding sequence ATGGTATTATATTTTTCAGGTACAGGAAATACGGAATATATCGCACGATTGATTGCTGAAGGACTAGGCGATGAATGCATAGATTTGTTTGACCGAATCAGGACGAATGACAAGTCGTCTTTGTATTCAGAAAAGACGTATGTCATTTGTGCTCCGATCTACGTTTGCGAGATGCCTTTGTTTCTGATGAAATATTTAAAATCCATTAATTTTAATGGAAATAATAAAGTATACTTTATTTTTACAAGTGGGGGTTATTGTGGTAGTGCTAAGGTTCAGGCAAAGCTATTTTCGCTTAAAAAGAATTTAAGATTTTTGGGTTGTTCAGAATTTGTAATGCCAAGGAATTATGTTGCAAATAATAGGTATGCGATGGATGATGAAGAAGTTATTTATTCAAAGATTTCAAAAGCTAATAAAAAAATAAATCCAGTCGTTGAAGCGATCAAGAATGAAAGAAAGCTTAAAAGTCGCCATGTGTGGCTTTTTGAAACCTTAATTATTGCTCCTTTTGCACCAATTTGGACAAAATATAAGCTCATTGCAAAGGATTTTTACTCTACGGAGGAATGTGTAGGTTGTGGAATATGCGAAAAGGTTTGTCCTTTAAATAATATTGAAGTTATTAGCAAAAAGCCAGAGTGGGGAGAAAGCTGCACCCATTGTATGGCATGCATTTCGAAATGTCCTAAAAAAGCAATAGAATATGGCAATCTCACGCAGGGTAAAATGCGATATCTTCTGAAAGATTATGTTAAGATCAAAAAATAG